TATTCGCATTACGCTCGAAGCCGAACGAGTGAATCACGATCTTCGCAGAGCAGTGCCTGAGGACTTCGATAAGATGGCTGTGTGTGACCCCGATGAGGCGATCTGGGTCACGATGTCGCATTCTGAGGCCCATCGTGTGCTGGGCGCATTGAATGACCCCTTGGAGGGAGAACCGCGTGTAGAGAAGACGTATGCCGATAGTACGCCGGCGAGTCAGTTCCGAATCGATACCGCGGGATGTACGGGGATGTTCACGGTCGAGCAGGTGCGAGATATGATCGAGGAGGCTGGGTGAAGGGTCCTGCTGAGACACTGGTTAATTAATCTGGATGATGCGATCTTCGGAGTCATCGTCGCCTGCATTGAATCGACTCTGAGACGTGCTGTGAGTTCTCCGCTGAATAAAGAGCCCATAGAGGCAGATAGAGACAACTGAGCAGATCAGCCCAAGAATTCGTCAAGGAATTTGTTTACCTCGGCATGGCCCTTGGCTTCGGGTTCACGGTCGATTTTCGGTGGGAAACAATTGGGTTCGTAACCCTCGGGCACTGCTACAATATACGGCTGGGCGTTCCCGAGGGTGTGAGAAAGATATCTAATACTCGTTCCCTTTATGCGAGACCGGATATCGGCACATCGTCCACAGCGTTCCTGAGAAACAAGACCTAATTCTGTCTCAGAAGAACTTTGTTCAGACATAAGTACACGTCATTATGTCTGGCCTTATCAATCTCTTGTTGCAAAAGAAATGCGTCAACCATGGACCTCGTATCAATTTACTCTCTCTATCGGTTGATTGGGGGGAACAACCAGACAGACAGTCACCAAGCATGAAAAGAACACTTTTCACGACCTCATAGCGATGGGCAATTACTCATGCGTGCGGAATATGGCCAACCTTGGAAAATCGCCCCGCTAAGGAGTGTGAAGAGACAAGAAATGGCGACTAGGACGGGGCCGTTCCCGTGGGGATGTGCACGTGGCGTCGACGCGAAGAAGCGCAAAGCGCCCAGAGAGCGATAGAGCCCGTGGAATAGCCACGTCTTCGTCACGCAGGTTGGCTTTCCCATCGCTGAATAACTAGACAGATTCCATAGTATTCGTTCTCAGGGAGTATCCAAGGATAGCGCCGTCTATGGGTTTTCCTATCCTTGGGAGTGATCAGGTTTCAGTGAGGTTCGTGAGTGGGTGAGAGCGAAGAATTCCTAAACGAGCCGTAGAAACCCACAGACAGCGTCCTCACCACGACAGGTAGCACCTGCGCAAGCCACGCCTGTTTCGACCCCGTCCTAGGCTCCCTGTTTCTCATATCATACTCTTCTAGCGGTGCGTTTTTCCAAGGTTGGATTTCGGGGGATATCGCCACGCCCACTTATATACCAAGACGGGACCAGACACCCTGATGGACGTACCAACAGCTACTGAAAGTGCTGGAACATTCGGCGATATTCACCGTTTGGCAGATGGCGGCTTTACTGGTGATACTGAGGTGATTACAACCCGGGGGCCACGCCGAATTGACAGCCTCAATATTGGGCAGATGCTCTACACTCTCAATCCCACAACTGGACTTATCAAAACGAAGCCAGTCACGGATATCCAGCGGCTGGATTTCGAAGGCAGGTTCAGAACGATTCAAACGCGACGGGCAGACCTGTTCTTACATCCTGACCAACTGGTGCCCTACACAACAAAGGGGCTTGGTGAAATCCGATTCCAGCGTGCCGGTGACTTGCGTGAGAAACGCTTCTATCAGTTCATCAACGACTGGAACAGCCTGCATGGAACGCCCCTCAGACAGGTCGATATCACCGATATCCTAGAGGACTACGAAATCTGTGTAACCACCGAGGAGCACGGTTTGAGCTTCAGAAGTCAGCTCCCGGAGAGATGTGAGCCATTTCACCAGAACGGCTACACGGGATTCCAGTTCAAACCAGAGATGTTCAAACAGTATCAAGGAGACATCGAAGCGCTTGCAGACGAGGTCACGATTCGAGGTGGCTCCAATCAGCGACGCCGGCCGTACAAATTCGATGGGAACGATTTCGTCGAATTGATTGGTTGGTTTGTCACTGAGGGCAGTCTCACAGAGACGGAGAAATCTGTCATCGTCCAGATTGCACAGCAAACGCCAGAGCACAGACAGACAATCCGCGAGTTATTCGACTGCCTCGGAATCACAGTGAGTGTCAGTGATAAGTCGTTTTCAGTTGGGGCACCAGTGTATGCAGACCTCATAGAGAAACTATGTGGGAGGACGTGCCGAGAGATGCGACTCCCAGCATTCGTCTGGACGCTTAATCTCGCTCAGAAAAGGCTCTTACTGGAAGTTCTCTTCTGGGGCGATGGGAACGACTACGGCGTGTACTATACGACGAGTTCAGAACTTGCTGGGGATGTCCTCTGTCTCTGTCTAGAGCTCGGTATCAAGCCACGCTATGGTCGACGTGGAGAGATGTGGCAAATCTACACTGGGCGAACCAACGACGGCTTCGATTCCACGAAACACACTGATTGGGAGTGGGGTCCAAGAGACCGGTACCAACTGACCGTTGAGGACTACAGTACCGTACTGGTCGGGAGAAATGGTCGCTTCCAGTGGATTAGCGTAAGTGCAGTGTCGTAGCCGTCGTTCAAACACGTCACGGGGACGTGGGAGAGCGGCGCCGAGACGGTGGTCAGCGTGACCGGCACGCGCGGGAATCTGACGGTCAGACTGGAGGAACGCGGATGAGTCACTCATCGAAGAGAGCCACGAGGAGCGCGCCGACGACGCCGAGCAGGAGAAAGACCAGCCCGAACAGCAGGAAGACGCCGGCGAGCGCGCCGACGAATCCGGGGACGCCGGGCGGTGCCGCGACGGTCACCAATCCGGCGATACCCAGACAGACCGCCGCGACGAACCCCCCGACGAACAGCAGGTCGAGCGAGTCGAGCGACCACATAGAGGGAGCACCGAGCGGGGTGACCAAAATGGCACCGACAGCGGGCCAGCGAGCACAGACGACGCTGCCCGCCGTCGGCGTCGCGCTCGTCCTGCTGACGCTGGTGACGGCGCTGGCGCTCGGACTGGCCGATACAGCCATCGCAGGGGCCGACCGGACGCCGGACGAGCGCAGAGTGGCCGCCGCCACGGCCGCGCAACTGGTCGCCGCGGACGGCGGGCTCACCGACCGGGCCAACGTGCTGAACGGTTCGCGGGTGAACGACTTCGACGGGGCCGCGCTCCGGGGAGAGATACCGGCGACGGGCGACTACGCTGTCGAGGTGGCGCTCGACGGGCGTACCGTTGCGACGACCGGGGACGGCGGTGCGCCGAGCAACGCGAGGCGATCCTCGTCGGGACGCAGTTCCGACGGCGGGACGACGATGCGCCGGCTCGTCCTCGTCAAGCGGACGGACACAGTGTCGCTCACGCCCGGGAGCAGGCGGGTCACGCTGCCGCGGCGGGCCACGAGCGCGACGGTCACGTTCACCCCGGGCAACGGCTCGGCGGTCCGGACGATGCGAGTCAACGACCAGGTCCGTCTGCACAACGACAGCGGCGTTCGGGGGACCGTCGACGTGCGGCTGACGCCCTACGAGACGACGCGCATCGACTTTCAGACGGCAGGCAGGGTCGAAAACGGCTCCGTACAGGTCACCTACGAGACGCCTCGCACGAAAAAAGCCACGCTGGCGGTGACGGTCGATGTCTAGGGCGCAACTGCCGCTCTCGCTCGTCGAGGTGGCGCTGGGCGCGACGCTGATTCTCGGTGTCGCCTTCGGATTCACGCTGGCGACGCCGGAGCCGGACACGCGCGGGCCACAACTGACCGCGTACGCCGAGGACACGGCGACGATTCTGCAGAACGACCCCGCGCGACACGACGGGACGACCCGTCTGGGCGAACTCGTCGCCAGCGAGCCGGCCTTCGAGCGCGAGCGAGACGCGCTTGAGCGGCGCGTCGAGCGCATCCTCCCGTCGAACGTCCTGTTCCGGGTCCGAACGCCCTACGGCTCGGTCGGGACGCCGATACCGAAGCGGACCACGACCGGGACTGCGACGGTGCCGACCGGCGCCGGGACCGTCCGAATCGAGGTGTGGTACGCGTGACCGAGCGCGGCCAGCTCGTTCTCGTCGCCGCGGTGCTGGTCGCCGTCGCGCTCGCGCCCGTCGTCCTCGCGTACCTCCAGCTCGGCTACCACGGCGACGTGCGGGCGACCGCAGCCTACGACGACCCGACGGCCGACACCGTTCGCGTTCTCGACCGGACCGTGACCCGCGAGAGCGCCGACGTGCCACGGCGCTACGCGTGGGCTGACCGCGACGCCGCGGTGACCGACCTCCGCGGCGACCTGGCACCGGTCCGCTCGCGGCTCGGGAGCGCCGAAATCGAGCGCGGGACCGTCACCGAGATCACCTACAATACGACCGCGGCGCAGGCGTGGCAGCGTGGCAACTGCCCGGGCGGTCCGGACCGCCAGTTCGGGGACTGTGTCACCGACCGCGGCGTGGTCGTCCAGGGACGCGTCGACCGCACGCACGTGCTGGCGGTGGGGTTCGACGTGACGACGACGAGCCAGCGTGGCGAGACGAGGGTGACGGTGGTGCTTCGAGGGCTGGGCGGGTGAGCAGGGTCTCGGGAGGGCTCTCGTCTTCTTGCCCTCGCTGGGCGAGAGGAGTGGCCCGACCTGCCCAGTTTCGAGGGGGTCGTCTGACGGCTGACTCCGCGACGTAGCGAACCGATATTAGGTGTGCTTACAGTTTATACGAAGGGTTGAAATCCGGACTCAATCCAGTCCTGGACGGGAACTGATGGCTGAACAGACCAACGCCGCGACACTCAGCAGGGCACGTCTCTCCGCCGCGCCAGAACACCACACATCCCCGGCCACTCGGGGGACTGTTGTCACGGGGACCGGCGCGACCACTCCTAAACCGTCCCCGGAGACAGTAGGTGCGTACTGAATGCCCGTCCGCATAAGCATCAACTGCGATATGGGCGAGAGCTTTGGGACGTACACCAAGGGCAGCGATGCCGAAGTCTGTCCATACATCACGGCGGCGAACATCGCCGCTGGGTTCCACGCGGGTGACCCGCACGTGATGCACGAGACAGTCGCAACCGCGGCCGCCGAGGGCGTCGATATCGGCGTCCATCCGGGGCTGCCGGACAAGCTCGGCTTCGGCCGGCGCGAGATCGATATCACGCCGACGGAGGCCAGAGAGTACGTGGTGTATCAAATCGGTGCGTTACGCGCCGTCGCGGCTACACAGGGGCTGGCGCTCACACACGTCAAACCACACGGCGCCCTGTACGCTATCCTCTCGGACAGCGAACAGCACGCCCGTGCCGTCCTCGAAGGTATCGTCGAGGTGGACCCGACGCTGACATACCTGGCCACGGATATACAGCTCTACGACCTCGCGACGGAGTCTCCCCTCGACGCGGTGTTCGAGGGGTATGTCGACCTCGACTACCGCGACGACCGGAGCGTCATCATCCCGAAGCGCAAAGAGGCACGTGACCCCACGGTCGTCGCCGACCGGTTCGTCGAGATCGCGACCGAGGGGACTGTCGAGTCCGTCTCAGGGACCACACTCGATATTCCGGCCGACAGCATCTGTATCCACGGGGACACGCCAAACGTCGTCGAAATCCTCGATGCGATACACCGGCGTCTCGACGGGACGGACATCGAACTGGTCTCGCTCACGACACAGACGTAGGCCCGTCCGGACGTGCCCAGTTCGCGAAGCGGTCAGGTGGGCAGTTCGGGCGCGTGCTCCGGCGGTCGGCGCGGGTCGACTGCCTGTTCGTAGCTGTAGGCGAGCGACAGCAGGCTCGACTCGCGAAACGGGGTTCCGAGTAACTCGACACCGACCGGGAGTCCGTCGTCGGTAAAGCCCGCCGGCATCGAGACGGCTGGACAGGACGACTGAGACCCGATAACCGTGTTGGTCGGATACGCCGCCGTATCGATTCCCGCCTGGAGGGTCGCTCGCGTCGGCGGGACGACCTGCACGTCGGGGAAGATCAACGCATCGAGGTCGTGCTCGGCGTGGACGTACCGTATCTCCCGCTGTAGTGCCTCCTGAGCCGCGACCTTCCGCCAGTACGACTCCGCCGCGGTCGGGTCCGCCGGACCGTCGGTGGCGATATCGGCAAACAGGTCGAGTTTGTCGTGATAGGCGTCCCGGTCGTACAGTTCCGTGACCGAGTCGACGGGGGCGTCGTCCCGGGCCGCGAAGAAGTCGTTGAGGTCGCGCTTGGACTGGAGGACGTACAGCGATGTCTCCCGGATTCGCTCGTCGAGGTCCGGTATCGTCACCGGGTCGACCAGCGTCGCGCCCGCGTCGGCGATTCGTTCGAGGGCCACCTCGACGACCGCGTTGACCGGCTCGGCGTCCGGATCGCCATCGTCGCCGAAGGCGTCCCGGAGGACGCCCAGACGGGCGCCCGACAGCGCGTCGGTATCCAGCTGGTCGAGGTAGTCAGCAGCCTGGGCCCGGTGGACAGCACCCGTCCACCGGTCCGCGGGGTCGTAGCCGACCATCACGTCCAGCAACCGCGTCATATCCGTGACAGTACGAGCCATCGGTCCCGCCGTATCCTGGCGCGTGACCAGGGGAGAGAGCCCCGTGCGGCTGATCAACCCGGTCGTCACCCTGATACCGAACAGGTTGCAACACGAGGCCGGCACGCGGACCGAGCCACCGGTGTCCTCGCCGACACCGACGGTCCCGAGGTTGGCCGCCACGCCGGCGCCGGTTCCGGCACTCGATCCACCCGGGTCGCGGTCGAGTGCGTACGGGTTCTTGGTCTCACCGAGAACGGAGGAGTAGCCAAACCAGGAGGCGGCCCAGTCGGGCAGGTTCGTCTTCGCCAGCACGATACCGCCGGCGTCCTTTATCCGTGCGACGAGTTCGGCGTCTTCGGTCGGCGTGTACTCGCTGAAGGCCTCGGACCCGAAAGAGGTCGGTATCCCGGCCGTTTCGGCCTGGTCCTTGACCAGCACGGGAATCCCGTGGAGTGGGCCCACCGGGCCGCTGGCCGCGAACTCGTCGTCGAGTGTCGCCGCCCGTGCTCTGGCGTCCGGGTTCACGGTGACGATCGCGGTCAGTTCGGGTCCGTCACGGTCGTACGCCGCGATGCGGTCGAGATACGTCTCGACGAGTTCCGCGCTCGTCAGTGTCCCCTCGTCCATCGCCCGATGTATCTCCCCGATAGTCGCTTCCGGGACCGAGAGGGGGCTACTCATGCCGGTTCCCCCAGGAGGGTATCTCGCGCTCGACGAACTCGCCGTAGCCGGCATCCTGAACGATTTCGCCGTCGTCGGCGACCAGTTCACCGCGCACGTAGGTCTGTTCGACCGTCCCGACCTCCCGGCCCTCGTAGACGGAGAAGTCCGCGATAGAGGCGTTGTCCGCGGGGTCGATCGGGCTGGTGCGAGTCGGGTCGAACACGACGATGTCCGCGTGTGTGCCCGGCGTAATCGTCCCCTTGTTCTCGAGCCCGAATATCCGGGCCGGGTTCGCGGCCAGTTTCCTGACGAGGAACGGGTAACTGAACTCGCGTTCCGACACGGCCTCGTCGTGAAACACCGGCAGACTCCGCTGCAACGAGTTCATCCCGTAGGTCCCCTCCCACCACGGGTAGACCTGTTTCTGTTCGGTCGTATAGCCGCAGTGGTCGGTCGAGACGACATCTATGGTGCCGCGGTCGAGATGTTCGAACATCGCTTCGTTGTCGTCCGGTTTTCGGAGAGGCGGGGCAGCCATCGGGAGGAGCCCGACCTCATCGAACAACGAATCGTCCGCGACGGTGTACTGGGTACACGTTTCGGCCCGTATCAGCTCCCCGTGGTCGTCGCGGTGCTCGGCGATAACGTCGGCCGCCTTTCGGCAGGTGGTGTGGATGCCGTAGTACCGGCAGCCGGCCTCCATCGCCATCGTGATCGCGTTGTCGGCGGCCATCGCCTCCGCGTAGTCCGGCCGCGATTTCGGATAGTACTCCGGTTCCCCGTTGTCGGCGGCTTTGAACCGGTCGGTGATGACCTCACAGACCGACGAGTCCTCCGTGTGGAGCACGGCGACGAGGTCGTAGTCCGCGGCCTCCTGTAACACCTCGTTGATGAACCCACTGGACAGGCCGAACTCGTAGGCCGTGAACATCTTTATCGAGGTTACGCCGCGCTCTATCACCTCGGGGAACTCCTCGAACACGGCGTAATCGTCGCGCGTGATCGCCCCGTGGAGGCTGTAGTCGATGAGCGTGTCGGCCGCCTTCTCCTGTTTGCGCTCGATGCCTTCGAGCAACGTACTCGGTTCGTCCCAGATGCTTCCCTCGCTGTCCCAGGCCTGCCAGGCGAAGTCGATGAAGGTCGTGGTCCCGCCCAGCGCCGCGGCCTTCGAGGCCGTCTCGTAGGTGTCGTTCGAGAACATGTCGTCCAGATGGACGTGGACGTCGACCGCACCGGGAAGGACCATCTTCCCCGACGCGTCGACTGTCGTCTCCGCGTCCGGCAGCGTCGACTGGTCACCGACGGCGACGATCTGCTCGCCGTCGATCGCGACGTCCGCCTCGACTGTTCCGTCCGGGTTGACGACGGTACCGTTCGTGATGACTGTATCGACCGTCATACCACGAACAGCAGTCGCCACACGGTATAGCTGTACAAAACCGCAACTCTTTCATAATAAGACTCTCCCTGTGCTAGTAGTATCCGTTTATATACTACAGGCAGTCGGAAATTTCGCGCCCTTTTTTACAACAATCGGTTCCGTCACGTCCGCCAACACAGTGGTTGCAAGGCGGCCGGAACCGGTGTCAACACGGCGGCACGGAACGTGAGAGCAGCCTCGGGAGCCAGCAGTCGACACCCCGAGCCGGGTCGACATACGTCCAGTCTGAACCGCAATGTCACCGCAAACTGACCGTACGTCAATCGCCCACGAGTTAGCGTATTAGGCACTCTAATGCCCATCTATTGTATAGACAGAACTATTATACGTCGAAATTCGACCAGTCCAAACGAAGTACGAGGAGACAACGCACATATGTCAAACCAAGATTTCGTCCAAGCGCCTCGAGACGGTCGCGGGACGTACCTCGAAAAAGTCACAGAGGCGTACGAGCGATACCAGGAGACGGGAGTCATCCACTACCCGGAGTGGCTCTACGGCCCGCCGAAAGGCGAGCTGTTTCGAGTCGAGGTAGAGGACTGCCCCGAGTTCGGTGAGACCGCCGAACTCGAGTTCGACTCGGGGCGCACGGCGTTCCTCTCGATAGACATGCAGCAGGACTTCTGTGGCTACGACGGCTACGTCGATACGATGGGGTACGACCTCGGTCAGACGCGCCGGGCTGT
The Halomicroarcula saliterrae genome window above contains:
- a CDS encoding Hint domain-containing protein — its product is MDVPTATESAGTFGDIHRLADGGFTGDTEVITTRGPRRIDSLNIGQMLYTLNPTTGLIKTKPVTDIQRLDFEGRFRTIQTRRADLFLHPDQLVPYTTKGLGEIRFQRAGDLREKRFYQFINDWNSLHGTPLRQVDITDILEDYEICVTTEEHGLSFRSQLPERCEPFHQNGYTGFQFKPEMFKQYQGDIEALADEVTIRGGSNQRRRPYKFDGNDFVELIGWFVTEGSLTETEKSVIVQIAQQTPEHRQTIRELFDCLGITVSVSDKSFSVGAPVYADLIEKLCGRTCREMRLPAFVWTLNLAQKRLLLEVLFWGDGNDYGVYYTTSSELAGDVLCLCLELGIKPRYGRRGEMWQIYTGRTNDGFDSTKHTDWEWGPRDRYQLTVEDYSTVLVGRNGRFQWISVSAVS
- a CDS encoding DUF7263 family protein, which translates into the protein MAPTAGQRAQTTLPAVGVALVLLTLVTALALGLADTAIAGADRTPDERRVAAATAAQLVAADGGLTDRANVLNGSRVNDFDGAALRGEIPATGDYAVEVALDGRTVATTGDGGAPSNARRSSSGRSSDGGTTMRRLVLVKRTDTVSLTPGSRRVTLPRRATSATVTFTPGNGSAVRTMRVNDQVRLHNDSGVRGTVDVRLTPYETTRIDFQTAGRVENGSVQVTYETPRTKKATLAVTVDV
- a CDS encoding DUF7262 family protein, which translates into the protein MSRAQLPLSLVEVALGATLILGVAFGFTLATPEPDTRGPQLTAYAEDTATILQNDPARHDGTTRLGELVASEPAFERERDALERRVERILPSNVLFRVRTPYGSVGTPIPKRTTTGTATVPTGAGTVRIEVWYA
- a CDS encoding DUF7261 family protein, whose product is MVRVTERGQLVLVAAVLVAVALAPVVLAYLQLGYHGDVRATAAYDDPTADTVRVLDRTVTRESADVPRRYAWADRDAAVTDLRGDLAPVRSRLGSAEIERGTVTEITYNTTAAQAWQRGNCPGGPDRQFGDCVTDRGVVVQGRVDRTHVLAVGFDVTTTSQRGETRVTVVLRGLGG
- a CDS encoding LamB/YcsF family protein, whose product is MPVRISINCDMGESFGTYTKGSDAEVCPYITAANIAAGFHAGDPHVMHETVATAAAEGVDIGVHPGLPDKLGFGRREIDITPTEAREYVVYQIGALRAVAATQGLALTHVKPHGALYAILSDSEQHARAVLEGIVEVDPTLTYLATDIQLYDLATESPLDAVFEGYVDLDYRDDRSVIIPKRKEARDPTVVADRFVEIATEGTVESVSGTTLDIPADSICIHGDTPNVVEILDAIHRRLDGTDIELVSLTTQT
- a CDS encoding amidase, with product MSSPLSVPEATIGEIHRAMDEGTLTSAELVETYLDRIAAYDRDGPELTAIVTVNPDARARAATLDDEFAASGPVGPLHGIPVLVKDQAETAGIPTSFGSEAFSEYTPTEDAELVARIKDAGGIVLAKTNLPDWAASWFGYSSVLGETKNPYALDRDPGGSSAGTGAGVAANLGTVGVGEDTGGSVRVPASCCNLFGIRVTTGLISRTGLSPLVTRQDTAGPMARTVTDMTRLLDVMVGYDPADRWTGAVHRAQAADYLDQLDTDALSGARLGVLRDAFGDDGDPDAEPVNAVVEVALERIADAGATLVDPVTIPDLDERIRETSLYVLQSKRDLNDFFAARDDAPVDSVTELYDRDAYHDKLDLFADIATDGPADPTAAESYWRKVAAQEALQREIRYVHAEHDLDALIFPDVQVVPPTRATLQAGIDTAAYPTNTVIGSQSSCPAVSMPAGFTDDGLPVGVELLGTPFRESSLLSLAYSYEQAVDPRRPPEHAPELPT
- a CDS encoding dihydroorotase, with protein sequence MTVDTVITNGTVVNPDGTVEADVAIDGEQIVAVGDQSTLPDAETTVDASGKMVLPGAVDVHVHLDDMFSNDTYETASKAAALGGTTTFIDFAWQAWDSEGSIWDEPSTLLEGIERKQEKAADTLIDYSLHGAITRDDYAVFEEFPEVIERGVTSIKMFTAYEFGLSSGFINEVLQEAADYDLVAVLHTEDSSVCEVITDRFKAADNGEPEYYPKSRPDYAEAMAADNAITMAMEAGCRYYGIHTTCRKAADVIAEHRDDHGELIRAETCTQYTVADDSLFDEVGLLPMAAPPLRKPDDNEAMFEHLDRGTIDVVSTDHCGYTTEQKQVYPWWEGTYGMNSLQRSLPVFHDEAVSEREFSYPFLVRKLAANPARIFGLENKGTITPGTHADIVVFDPTRTSPIDPADNASIADFSVYEGREVGTVEQTYVRGELVADDGEIVQDAGYGEFVEREIPSWGNRHE